A genome region from Pseudomonas sp. N3-W includes the following:
- a CDS encoding carbonic anhydrase — MSDKDKQPLAASASAHPEAETADAALQHIVDGFLHFHHEVFPQQEELFKKLATAQSPRAMFIACADSRIVPELITQSAPGDLFVTRNVGNVVPPYGQMNGGVSTAIEYAVLALGVQHIIICGHSDCGAMRAVLNPQSLEKMPTVKAWLRHAEVAKTMVQENCHCADENESMHILTEENVIAQLQHLRTHPSVASRMANGQLFIHGWVYSIETSEIKAYDADQGRFLPLDGSHPIPVATPKARF; from the coding sequence ATGAGTGACAAGGATAAACAGCCGTTGGCTGCGTCGGCTTCAGCCCATCCCGAGGCGGAAACCGCCGATGCAGCGCTGCAACATATCGTTGACGGCTTTTTGCATTTTCATCACGAGGTCTTTCCGCAACAGGAAGAACTCTTCAAGAAACTCGCCACGGCCCAGAGCCCAAGGGCGATGTTCATCGCCTGCGCCGACTCACGAATCGTTCCTGAACTGATCACCCAAAGCGCCCCCGGTGATTTGTTCGTCACCCGTAACGTCGGTAACGTCGTCCCACCGTATGGCCAGATGAACGGCGGCGTTTCCACCGCCATCGAATACGCCGTGCTGGCCTTGGGTGTGCAGCACATCATCATTTGTGGCCATTCCGATTGCGGCGCCATGCGCGCGGTCCTCAACCCGCAAAGCCTGGAAAAGATGCCCACGGTCAAAGCCTGGCTGCGGCATGCCGAAGTGGCGAAAACCATGGTCCAGGAAAACTGCCATTGCGCTGACGAAAACGAAAGCATGCACATCCTCACCGAAGAGAACGTGATCGCCCAGTTGCAGCACTTGCGCACGCATCCATCGGTGGCCTCGCGCATGGCCAACGGTCAGCTGTTTATCCATGGCTGGGTCTACAGCATCGAAACCAGTGAAATCAAAGCCTACGACGCCGATCAGGGCCGCTTCCTGCCGCTCGATGGCAGCCATCCGATCCCGGTGGCGACGCCCAAAGCGCGCTTCTAA
- a CDS encoding SURF1 family protein, with translation MKRFRPGVVPTLVVALLLPLLVSLGFWQLSRGAEKSALLQTYAERRAAEPMASSELQHTTDPAFRRVRLHGQFDAEHSLLLDNRQRNGKVGVELLQPFHDQATGQWLLVNRGWLPWPERRTPPHFDTPTEPLDLNAWVYVSPGATFQLHADPTTTSWPKLITAVEPTKLWASLDREGFAYELREETGPGAYQADWPVVAMGPEKHIAYAVQWFAMALALLGLFIYLGWHNAKEKHHGSGHESTQHV, from the coding sequence ATGAAGCGCTTCCGCCCGGGCGTCGTGCCGACCCTGGTAGTCGCGCTGCTGTTGCCGCTGCTGGTGTCACTGGGATTCTGGCAACTGAGCCGGGGCGCGGAGAAAAGCGCGCTGCTGCAAACCTATGCCGAACGCCGGGCCGCCGAACCGATGGCCAGTAGCGAGCTGCAACACACCACCGATCCTGCCTTCCGCCGCGTGCGCCTGCACGGCCAATTCGATGCCGAACACAGCCTGTTACTGGATAACCGCCAGCGCAATGGCAAGGTCGGCGTCGAGCTGCTGCAACCCTTTCACGATCAGGCAACCGGACAGTGGCTGCTGGTCAATCGCGGCTGGCTGCCGTGGCCGGAGCGGCGTACACCGCCGCACTTCGATACGCCCACTGAACCGCTGGATTTGAATGCCTGGGTTTACGTTTCACCTGGCGCGACCTTCCAGTTGCACGCCGACCCCACCACCACCTCCTGGCCAAAGCTGATCACCGCCGTCGAACCGACAAAACTCTGGGCCTCGCTCGATCGCGAAGGCTTCGCCTATGAACTGCGCGAAGAAACCGGCCCTGGCGCCTACCAGGCCGATTGGCCGGTGGTGGCCATGGGGCCGGAAAAACATATCGCTTATGCCGTGCAGTGGTTCGCCATGGCACTCGCCCTGCTCGGCCTTTTTATCTACCTCGGCTGGCACAACGCAAAGGAGAAACACCATGGGAGCGGCCATGAATCCACCCAGCATGTCTGA
- the ctaD gene encoding cytochrome c oxidase subunit I, which translates to MSAVIDDHGHADHAHGPAKGLMRWVLTTNHKDIGTLYLWFAFSMFLLGGSFAMVIRAELFQPGLQIVEPAFFNQMTTMHGLVMVFGAVMPAFVGLANWMIPLMIGAPDMALPRMNNFSFWLLPAAFILLVSTLFMPGGGPNFGWTFYAPLSTTYAPESVTYFIFAIHLMGISSIMGAINVIATILNLRAPGMTLMKMPLFVWTWLITAFLLIAVMPVLAGCVTMMLMDIHFGTSFFSAAGGGDPVLFQHVFWFFGHPEVYIMILPAFGAVSSIIPTFSRKPLFGYTSMVYATASIAFLSFIVWAHHMFVVGIPLVGELFFMYATLLIAVPTGVKVFNWASTMWQGSLTFETPMLFAVAFVILFSIGGFSGLMLAIAPADFQYQDTYFVVAHFHYVLVPGAIFGIFASTYYWLPKWTGHMYDETLGKLHFWLSFVGMNMTFFPMHFVGLAGMPRRIPDYNLQFADFNMVSSIGAFMFGTTQLFFLFIVIKTIRGGPPAPAKPWDGAEGLEWSVPSPAPYHTFTTPPEVK; encoded by the coding sequence ATGAGCGCTGTAATCGATGACCACGGTCACGCCGACCACGCCCACGGCCCCGCCAAAGGCCTGATGCGCTGGGTGCTGACCACCAATCACAAGGACATCGGTACGCTGTACCTGTGGTTCGCGTTCTCCATGTTTTTGCTGGGTGGTTCTTTTGCCATGGTGATTCGCGCCGAGCTGTTCCAGCCCGGCCTGCAAATCGTCGAACCGGCGTTCTTCAACCAGATGACCACCATGCACGGCCTGGTGATGGTCTTCGGTGCCGTGATGCCGGCCTTCGTCGGCCTCGCCAACTGGATGATCCCGTTGATGATCGGCGCGCCGGACATGGCCCTGCCACGGATGAACAACTTCAGCTTCTGGCTGTTGCCAGCGGCCTTCATCCTGCTGGTGTCGACGCTGTTCATGCCCGGTGGCGGACCCAACTTCGGCTGGACCTTCTACGCACCGCTATCCACCACCTACGCGCCGGAAAGCGTCACCTACTTCATCTTCGCCATTCACCTGATGGGCATCAGCTCGATCATGGGCGCGATCAACGTGATCGCCACCATCCTCAACCTGCGCGCCCCCGGCATGACCCTGATGAAAATGCCGCTGTTCGTCTGGACCTGGCTGATTACCGCCTTCCTGCTGATTGCGGTGATGCCGGTGCTGGCCGGTTGCGTGACGATGATGCTGATGGACATCCACTTCGGCACCAGCTTTTTCAGCGCAGCGGGCGGCGGTGACCCGGTGTTGTTCCAGCATGTGTTCTGGTTCTTCGGCCACCCCGAGGTGTACATCATGATCCTGCCGGCATTCGGTGCCGTCAGCTCGATCATCCCGACCTTCTCGCGCAAACCGCTGTTCGGCTACACGTCCATGGTCTACGCCACGGCGAGCATCGCGTTCCTGTCGTTCATCGTCTGGGCGCACCACATGTTCGTGGTCGGCATCCCCCTGGTGGGCGAGTTGTTCTTCATGTACGCGACGCTACTGATCGCCGTGCCGACCGGGGTGAAAGTGTTCAACTGGGCCAGCACCATGTGGCAAGGCTCGCTGACCTTCGAGACGCCGATGCTGTTTGCCGTGGCGTTCGTGATTCTGTTCTCCATCGGCGGCTTCTCCGGGCTGATGCTGGCCATCGCCCCGGCGGATTTCCAGTATCAGGACACGTACTTCGTCGTGGCGCACTTCCACTATGTACTGGTGCCGGGGGCAATCTTCGGGATCTTCGCGTCCACCTACTACTGGCTGCCGAAATGGACCGGCCACATGTACGACGAAACCCTGGGCAAGCTGCATTTCTGGCTGTCGTTCGTCGGCATGAACATGACCTTCTTCCCGATGCACTTCGTGGGACTGGCGGGCATGCCACGGCGGATTCCGGACTACAACCTGCAATTCGCCGACTTCAACATGGTGTCGTCGATTGGTGCGTTCATGTTCGGCACCACGCAGCTGTTCTTCCTGTTCATCGTGATCAAGACCATTCGCGGCGGGCCGCCGGCCCCGGCCAAACCGTGGGATGGCGCCGAGGGCCTGGAGTGGAGCGTGCCGTCGCCGGCGCCGTATCACACCTTTACTACCCCGCCGGAAGTGAAATGA
- a CDS encoding SulP family inorganic anion transporter, whose product MRAEQLKAVLPRELLASVVVFLVALPLCMGIAIASGLPPAKGLITGIIGGLVVGWLAGSPLQVSGPAAGLAVLVFELVRQHGIAMLGPILLLAGLLQLIAGRLKLGCWFRVTAPAVVYGMLAGIGVLIVLSQVHVMLDAVPKPSGLDNLAAFPAAVAQALPSVGWQAGLLGLSTIAVMWLWEKFRPHSLRFIPGALLGVGLATVASLMLALQVKRVEVPANLAEAIDWLKPADLLNLADPTLLIAAFAVAFIASAETLLSAAAVDRMHSGQRSDFDRELSAQGVGNMLCGLLGALPMTGVIVRSSANVQAGATTRLSTVFHGLWLLAFVLLLSSVLQSIPVASLAGVLVYTGFKLVDLKAFRGLGRYGRMPMFTYAATALAIVFTDLLTGVLIGFGLTLAKLAWKASRLKISLIDLPAAGEMELRLTGAATFLKVPALTQVLGTVPAGTTVHVPLNNLSYIDHSCLELLEEWSRANAASGSTLLIEPRGLKRRLEGRLRTTSGVGSAG is encoded by the coding sequence ATGCGTGCTGAACAACTGAAAGCTGTTCTGCCACGGGAGCTGTTGGCGTCCGTGGTTGTGTTTCTGGTGGCCCTGCCTTTGTGCATGGGCATCGCCATCGCGTCTGGCTTGCCCCCGGCCAAGGGCCTGATCACCGGGATCATCGGTGGCCTGGTCGTAGGCTGGCTGGCCGGTTCGCCACTGCAAGTCAGCGGGCCGGCAGCGGGATTGGCGGTGCTGGTATTTGAACTGGTGCGCCAGCATGGCATCGCCATGCTCGGGCCGATTCTATTGCTGGCCGGGCTTCTGCAACTGATCGCCGGACGCCTGAAACTGGGCTGCTGGTTTCGGGTGACCGCGCCCGCCGTTGTCTACGGCATGCTCGCCGGGATTGGTGTGTTGATCGTGCTGTCACAAGTCCATGTGATGCTCGACGCCGTGCCCAAGCCTTCCGGGCTGGATAATCTCGCCGCGTTCCCCGCCGCCGTCGCCCAGGCGTTGCCGTCCGTGGGCTGGCAGGCCGGCTTGCTGGGGCTGTCGACGATTGCAGTGATGTGGTTGTGGGAAAAATTCCGTCCTCATTCCTTGCGATTCATTCCCGGTGCGTTGCTCGGGGTCGGTCTGGCAACCGTCGCCAGCCTGATGCTCGCCTTGCAGGTCAAACGCGTGGAGGTCCCGGCGAATCTTGCAGAAGCCATCGACTGGCTGAAACCGGCGGACCTGCTCAACCTGGCTGACCCCACCCTGCTGATCGCCGCCTTCGCGGTGGCCTTTATCGCCAGCGCCGAAACCCTGCTGTCTGCCGCCGCCGTGGACCGCATGCACAGCGGCCAGCGTTCGGACTTCGACCGGGAATTGTCGGCCCAGGGCGTGGGCAACATGCTCTGCGGCCTGCTCGGTGCGCTGCCCATGACTGGCGTGATCGTGCGTAGCTCGGCCAACGTCCAGGCAGGCGCCACCACTCGTTTATCGACGGTATTCCACGGTCTGTGGCTGCTGGCTTTCGTCCTGTTGTTGTCGAGCGTGCTGCAAAGTATTCCGGTGGCGAGTCTGGCAGGCGTGCTGGTGTACACCGGCTTCAAACTGGTGGACCTCAAGGCGTTCCGGGGTCTGGGTCGGTATGGCCGGATGCCGATGTTCACCTACGCGGCCACCGCTTTGGCGATCGTCTTCACCGACTTGCTGACCGGTGTGCTGATCGGTTTTGGCCTGACCCTGGCGAAACTGGCATGGAAGGCCTCAAGGCTGAAGATCAGCCTGATCGACCTGCCCGCCGCGGGGGAAATGGAATTGCGCCTGACAGGCGCGGCGACGTTCCTCAAAGTGCCGGCACTGACACAGGTACTGGGCACCGTTCCGGCAGGCACGACTGTACATGTGCCGCTCAACAATCTGAGCTACATCGACCATTCGTGTCTGGAGTTGCTGGAGGAGTGGAGTCGGGCCAATGCGGCCAGTGGCTCGACGCTGCTGATTGAGCCGAGGGGTTTGAAGCGCAGGCTGGAAGGGCGGTTGCGGACGACGTCTGGAGTGGGTTCAGCCGGATAA
- a CDS encoding cytochrome c oxidase subunit 3, with translation MATHEHYYVPAQSKWPIIATAGMLITVYGLGTWFNDLKAARPESHGPYIFFVGGLLLAYMLFGWFGAVIKESRAGLYSPQLDRSFRWGMSWFIFSEVMFFIAFFGALFYVRHISGPALGGEGPKGIAHMLWPNFQFAWPLLHTPDPTLFPPPKEVISPWGLPLINTILLVSSSVTVTIAHHALKKGHRGALKIWLAITVLLGCGFLSLQAEEYMHAYHELGLTLGSGVYGATFFMLTGFHGAHVTIGTIILFVMLMRIMRGHFDNEHQFGFEAASWYWHFVDVVWIGLFVFVYVL, from the coding sequence ATGGCAACTCATGAGCACTATTACGTTCCCGCCCAGAGCAAATGGCCGATCATCGCCACGGCAGGCATGCTGATCACGGTCTATGGCCTGGGCACCTGGTTCAACGACCTGAAGGCAGCGCGCCCGGAATCCCACGGCCCGTATATCTTTTTCGTCGGCGGCCTGTTGCTGGCCTACATGCTGTTCGGCTGGTTCGGCGCGGTGATCAAGGAAAGTCGGGCGGGGCTGTACAGCCCGCAACTGGATCGCTCGTTTCGCTGGGGCATGAGTTGGTTCATCTTCTCGGAAGTGATGTTCTTCATCGCCTTCTTCGGTGCGCTGTTTTACGTGCGCCACATCTCCGGCCCGGCGCTGGGCGGTGAAGGGCCCAAAGGCATTGCGCATATGCTGTGGCCGAACTTCCAGTTCGCCTGGCCGCTGCTGCACACCCCGGACCCGACCCTGTTCCCGCCGCCCAAGGAAGTCATCAGCCCCTGGGGCTTGCCGCTGATCAACACGATTTTGCTGGTCAGCTCCAGCGTCACCGTGACCATCGCCCACCACGCCTTGAAAAAAGGCCATCGCGGCGCACTGAAAATCTGGCTGGCGATCACCGTGTTACTGGGTTGCGGGTTCCTCTCCCTGCAGGCCGAGGAATACATGCACGCCTACCACGAACTGGGCCTGACCCTGGGCTCGGGCGTCTATGGCGCGACGTTCTTCATGCTCACCGGCTTCCACGGTGCCCACGTGACCATCGGCACCATCATCCTGTTCGTGATGCTGATGCGGATCATGCGTGGGCACTTCGACAACGAGCATCAATTCGGCTTCGAGGCGGCGAGCTGGTACTGGCACTTCGTGGACGTGGTGTGGATCGGCCTGTTCGTTTTCGTCTACGTGCTTTGA
- a CDS encoding cytochrome c oxidase assembly protein, producing the protein MADSISLKKLVTRLLMVVVAMFVFGFALVPIYDVMCKAFGINGKTAGQYEGEQVVDNSRQVRVQFLSMNNADMPWEFYPKGNEVTTHPGAVAEMLFVAVNPTDHPMSAQAVPSIAPSEAAAYFHKTECFCFTQQVLQPGQRIEMPVRFIVDRDMPKDIKHLTLSYTLFDITARHPPVAVNTGG; encoded by the coding sequence ATGGCTGATTCAATTTCCCTGAAAAAACTGGTCACGCGCCTGTTGATGGTGGTGGTGGCAATGTTTGTGTTCGGCTTCGCGCTGGTGCCGATCTACGACGTGATGTGCAAGGCCTTCGGCATCAACGGCAAGACGGCCGGGCAATACGAAGGTGAGCAGGTGGTGGATAACTCGCGGCAGGTGCGGGTGCAGTTTCTGTCGATGAACAACGCCGACATGCCGTGGGAGTTCTATCCCAAGGGCAATGAAGTGACCACCCATCCAGGGGCTGTGGCCGAAATGCTGTTCGTCGCCGTCAACCCCACCGACCACCCGATGAGTGCCCAGGCTGTACCGAGCATTGCCCCCAGCGAAGCGGCGGCGTACTTCCACAAGACCGAGTGTTTCTGCTTTACCCAGCAAGTGCTGCAACCCGGCCAACGCATCGAAATGCCCGTACGCTTCATCGTTGACCGCGACATGCCCAAGGATATCAAGCACTTGACGCTGTCCTACACGCTGTTCGATATCACCGCCCGTCATCCACCGGTCGCAGTCAATACCGGCGGCTAG
- a CDS encoding twin transmembrane helix small protein, protein MLKAAIVLMLIATVVSLFGGLFFLVKDDSSSNRLVIALSVRVGLAAITVGLIAWGFYSGQLVSHAPW, encoded by the coding sequence ATGCTCAAAGCAGCTATCGTCCTGATGCTGATTGCCACGGTCGTCAGCCTGTTCGGCGGCCTGTTTTTTCTGGTCAAGGACGACAGCAGCTCAAATCGCCTGGTCATCGCCTTGAGTGTTCGGGTTGGCCTGGCCGCCATCACCGTCGGCTTGATCGCCTGGGGCTTCTATAGCGGCCAGCTGGTTTCTCACGCGCCCTGGTAA
- the coxB gene encoding cytochrome c oxidase subunit II, whose translation MMRHPHVWMGLLLWSIFGQAQAAWTVNMAPGATEISHAVFDLHMTIFWICVVIGIIVFGAMFWSMMVHRRSTGQVAAKFHESTTVEILWTIVPFIILVAMAVPATATLIKMYDTSEPDIDIQITGYQWKWHYKYLGQDVEFFSNLATPQDQIHNKEAKGEHYLLEVDQPLVLPIGAKVRFLVTSADVIHSWWVPAFAVKRDAIPGFVNEAWTRIDKPGIYRGQCAELCGKDHGFMPIVVDVKTQPDYDKWLADRKAEAAQMKELTTKEWTLDELKARGDKIYHTTCVACHQAEGQGLPPMFPALKGSPIATGPKADHLHRVYFGKPGTAMAAFGKQLSEVDIAAVVTYERNAWGNNKGDMVTPKEVLELKQAESK comes from the coding sequence ATGATGCGACATCCACACGTCTGGATGGGCCTCCTGTTGTGGTCGATTTTCGGTCAGGCGCAAGCCGCCTGGACTGTAAATATGGCGCCTGGAGCGACTGAAATCAGTCACGCAGTATTCGACCTGCACATGACCATTTTCTGGATCTGTGTGGTGATCGGCATCATCGTCTTCGGCGCCATGTTCTGGTCGATGATGGTCCACCGCCGTTCCACCGGGCAGGTTGCCGCGAAATTTCATGAAAGCACCACCGTCGAGATTCTCTGGACCATCGTGCCCTTCATCATCCTGGTGGCCATGGCGGTACCCGCGACCGCGACCCTGATCAAGATGTACGACACCAGCGAGCCGGATATCGATATCCAGATCACTGGCTATCAGTGGAAGTGGCACTACAAATACCTGGGTCAGGACGTCGAGTTCTTCAGCAACCTGGCCACCCCTCAAGATCAAATCCACAACAAGGAAGCCAAGGGCGAACACTATTTGTTGGAAGTCGATCAGCCGCTGGTGCTGCCAATCGGCGCCAAGGTGCGCTTTCTCGTAACGTCCGCCGACGTCATCCACTCCTGGTGGGTGCCGGCCTTCGCGGTCAAGCGCGACGCCATCCCCGGTTTCGTCAACGAAGCCTGGACCCGCATCGACAAGCCCGGCATCTACCGTGGCCAGTGCGCCGAGCTGTGCGGCAAGGACCACGGCTTCATGCCCATCGTGGTCGACGTCAAAACCCAGCCTGACTACGACAAATGGCTGGCCGACCGCAAAGCTGAAGCGGCGCAGATGAAAGAGCTGACCACCAAGGAATGGACCCTCGACGAACTCAAGGCGCGCGGCGACAAGATCTACCACACCACCTGCGTGGCCTGTCACCAGGCCGAGGGCCAGGGCCTGCCGCCGATGTTCCCGGCGCTCAAGGGCTCACCGATTGCCACAGGGCCGAAAGCCGACCACCTGCACCGCGTGTACTTCGGCAAACCCGGCACCGCCATGGCGGCGTTCGGCAAGCAGCTGTCGGAAGTCGATATCGCGGCGGTCGTGACCTACGAGCGTAACGCCTGGGGCAACAACAAGGGCGACATGGTCACCCCTAAAGAAGTGCTGGAGCTGAAACAGGCGGAAAGCAAATGA
- a CDS encoding PA0069 family radical SAM protein has protein sequence MNTPLPPRGRGTATNPHNRFAANRSVAEDDGWYQEAPLTQGTEVRIETAKTIITRNNSPDLPFDRSINPYRGCEHGCIYCYARPSHAYWDMSPGLDFETKLIAKTNAADVLEEQLSRRGYQCAPINLGSNTDPYQPIEREHKITRQTLQVLLRYRHPVTIITKGSLILRDLDLLAELAEQRLVAVMISLTTLDDELKRILEPRAAAPKARLRAIRVMREAGIPVGVLCSPMIPMINDSELESLLTEAHAAGAQSAAYMMLRLPLEVAPLFEEWLAAHYPQRAAHVLSLIRQSRGGELYDSRFGARMRGEGPFADLLAQRFSKAIKRLGLNQRDGFNLDCAAFCPPGRQMSLI, from the coding sequence ATGAACACTCCCCTGCCGCCCCGTGGCCGTGGCACCGCCACCAATCCGCACAACCGCTTCGCTGCGAACCGCTCAGTGGCCGAGGACGATGGCTGGTATCAGGAAGCACCGCTTACCCAAGGCACCGAGGTGCGCATCGAGACGGCGAAAACCATCATTACCCGCAACAATTCGCCTGACCTGCCTTTCGATCGCTCGATCAACCCCTATCGCGGCTGCGAGCACGGCTGCATTTATTGCTATGCCCGACCCAGCCACGCCTATTGGGACATGTCGCCGGGGCTGGATTTCGAAACGAAACTGATCGCCAAGACCAACGCCGCCGATGTACTGGAAGAGCAGTTATCCAGACGCGGCTACCAATGTGCGCCGATCAACCTGGGCTCAAACACCGATCCTTATCAGCCCATCGAGCGCGAACACAAAATCACCCGGCAAACCCTGCAAGTGCTGCTGCGCTATCGCCATCCGGTGACCATTATCACCAAGGGCTCGCTGATCCTGCGCGATCTGGACCTGCTGGCTGAACTCGCTGAACAACGGTTGGTAGCAGTGATGATCAGCCTCACCACGCTGGACGACGAGCTCAAGCGCATCCTCGAACCCCGAGCCGCTGCGCCCAAGGCACGGCTGCGGGCGATCCGTGTCATGCGCGAAGCCGGTATCCCGGTGGGGGTGCTGTGTTCGCCGATGATTCCGATGATCAACGACAGCGAGCTCGAGAGCCTGCTTACCGAGGCCCATGCCGCTGGCGCCCAGAGCGCGGCCTACATGATGTTGCGCTTGCCGCTGGAAGTGGCGCCGCTGTTTGAAGAATGGCTGGCCGCACATTACCCGCAGCGGGCAGCCCATGTGCTGAGCCTGATTCGCCAGAGCCGTGGCGGCGAACTCTACGACAGTCGATTTGGTGCCAGAATGCGTGGCGAAGGGCCGTTTGCCGACTTGTTGGCACAACGCTTCAGCAAAGCGATCAAACGCCTGGGGCTCAATCAGCGAGATGGCTTCAACCTTGATTGCGCAGCCTTCTGTCCGCCGGGTCGCCAGATGTCTTTGATTTGA
- a CDS encoding heme A synthase yields MAKPGFRLALFATLLALIVVLLGAYTRLTHAGLGCPDWPGCYGFISVPKSETQLAHAQLHFPDTPVEAHKGWNEMIHRYFAGTLGMLIAILAGRAWVHRRHPGQPVKLPLFLLAVVFAQAAFGMWTVTLKLWPQVVTGHLLGGFATLSLLFLLTLRLSGVLPALTVPRRLQYWATAGLLLVILQIALGGWVSSNYAAVACIDFPTCHGQWLPPADFANGFHLTQHIGPNYLGGQLDSDARTAIHLTHRIGALLVTVVLLGLAWQLKVVGMTRLAGLVLIALAAQITLGISNVLFHLPLPVAVAHNAGGAALLLTMVLVNYHARTSLVRVRQQTPARWRFSLRKHSAGPITIKGEMPWRL; encoded by the coding sequence ATGGCCAAACCTGGATTTCGCCTCGCGCTGTTTGCCACCTTGCTGGCACTGATTGTGGTGTTGCTCGGCGCGTACACGCGCCTGACCCATGCCGGACTCGGCTGTCCGGACTGGCCGGGCTGTTACGGCTTCATCAGCGTGCCGAAAAGCGAAACCCAACTGGCCCATGCCCAATTGCATTTCCCCGACACACCGGTCGAAGCCCACAAGGGCTGGAACGAGATGATCCACCGCTACTTCGCCGGCACGCTGGGGATGTTGATCGCCATACTGGCCGGGCGTGCCTGGGTGCATCGTCGGCATCCGGGGCAGCCGGTGAAGTTGCCGCTGTTTCTGCTGGCCGTGGTGTTCGCCCAGGCGGCGTTCGGCATGTGGACGGTGACACTCAAGCTCTGGCCGCAGGTGGTCACCGGGCATCTGCTCGGCGGCTTTGCGACCTTGAGCCTGCTGTTTTTGCTGACGCTTCGGCTGTCCGGCGTACTGCCGGCGCTGACCGTGCCGCGGCGCCTGCAATACTGGGCCACGGCTGGCTTGTTGCTGGTGATCCTGCAAATCGCCCTCGGCGGCTGGGTCAGTTCCAACTACGCCGCCGTGGCCTGCATCGACTTCCCGACCTGCCACGGGCAATGGCTGCCGCCGGCAGACTTCGCCAACGGCTTTCACCTGACCCAACACATCGGCCCGAATTACCTCGGCGGGCAACTGGACAGCGATGCGCGCACAGCGATTCACCTGACTCATCGGATCGGCGCGCTGCTGGTGACTGTTGTGCTGCTCGGTCTGGCCTGGCAACTCAAAGTCGTCGGCATGACACGTCTCGCTGGCTTGGTGCTGATCGCCCTCGCCGCACAAATCACCCTCGGGATCAGCAACGTGTTGTTTCACCTGCCGCTGCCGGTGGCGGTCGCTCATAACGCCGGCGGCGCCGCGCTGCTGCTGACCATGGTGCTGGTCAATTATCACGCCCGCACCAGCCTGGTCCGGGTTCGGCAGCAAACCCCCGCGCGCTGGCGCTTCAGCCTGCGTAAACACTCCGCCGGGCCCATAACAATAAAAGGAGAGATGCCATGGCGACTCTGA